The Triplophysa rosa unplaced genomic scaffold, Trosa_1v2 scaffold406_ERROPOS52721, whole genome shotgun sequence sequence ctgataaaactggtaaagggaatatacaaaataaaagaacactgctcataaatacatataggcctagggggctaatgaggataattaggctaaatgatcatacaggataatatataaacaaaacatatatgtgctaaacatataaagctcttaaaggagttgctcactgcaaaatttgccccattgactttccatagtaggaataaaaataactatggaaagtcaatgggggcaaattttgaagtgaactactcctttaatacaactgatactgtgagctactcagtgtattcagtaggttgcttcagaggcacaaggtatacgacaataaaacaatgcacaactgacataaaggaaatttacttttaatacttgagtacgtttaaaagcacgtacttctgtacttttacttacgtaagaatctgtctttacaacatttacttgtagtggagtaatatttatGGCTGGGGgtaaatgattatttattaaacgaTTAATCTGGCGATTATTTTATCGATTAGTCGATTAATCTAATGATTAGTTGGACGATTAATCTAGCGGTTATTTTTCTGTTGCTcgattaataaaatgtatcgATGATACATAATGTATCTCAAATAAATACCAAAAcaatcttaaaaaaacacaaaagcaatgcatATTAGAACAACAGCTATGACAGTGGGGTATTTTAAATCTACTCTTAACCTCATTGCAGTGCTATGCTATGATTAGTTTATTTGAACGCTAACGTGGCTATCTAGCAGCTGTGCACTTTGGTGGTGCTAGGCTAACCAAGTAACCAACGCATCTTGGCTCTCTGTGCAGTTTGTTCGTGCTAGGTTAGTGGCTAACGTTCACGTTAGCTAATGTCAGCTGCTATGGATAGCTGTGTTCTGCAGCCGTAAGCTAGCTTCCATTCAAGCCAACATTAGATGATaactaacgttagctaaacacagctGTCTAGGTGCCCGTAGCTACCTAGCACGGGCAAACTGCACGGAGAGCTAAGATGGTTGGCTAGCACCACCGAAGTGCGCAGAGCTCAAGCtacacaacacaccacacaaacatgaaattcATTTAGCCAACGTTAGTGCTTACTTGTTATTGTCTCCTTCACGAGTGACAATGGGGTGCCTCCGTTTCAGATGCTCAAACATTGCCGTTGTGCTGGTGTGGTATGCCAACTCCATTTGGCAAAGAGCGTAAATAACGACACCTTTACGTCTGGGACTAAATTTGAAGTATTCCCATACCTTCGAAGATTTAGGGCGAGCTGtttttttaggattttttcttttattggggCTTTGTTCGGAATTATGTGAGGAGGTTGCTGTTTCGTCCTCCATTCTGCAATGTTTTGGTCTCCCACGTTTGTGTGGCGAAGCGTCGACGCAAAAATATGACGTCGACGCGTCGCTACAGGCctagtaatatttgaccagtagtatctgtactttcactcaagtaaggaagttgtgtacttcgtccacctctggcggtaacattataataagagcctccctctacgtcacaacaggagcgaaatctgaacggctcgatttctcacatgcttgcagggaaagtcacaccaaaacaaacttactgggttcttgtttttcacatttctgAGTTAGTAGATGCACCaaggacccgattatagcacttaaatgcgggaaaaagtcagattttcatcaGATGAGCCCTTTAATGGCACATGTGATCGTAAGGCGGCTGAAGCGCCAATCAAAGTCGGACAAATTTTCTAACCAGAATGTATTGCTGTTGTCAGGCGGCTGCAGATTATTGTGCCGCCGCATGAAGTTGAACAAGCCTTACTTGtctagtgagatttggattgacaccACCTTCACCaagggtctcatttataaacgctgcgtacgcacaaaacggGGCTGGAAATGTGTGTGCGCCACTTTCCACGCAAAGGTTGTGatctatagtatacagtatatactgtatgtatatgaaTATAGGCTTATTTCTTTACGTTTTTTTCTCagtatttcaaaataaacaatgaatCCTAAAAAtagtttatgtaaatgtttatgtaaatgtgcTCCATAATTTAACAAagaaaatctgtataaatggaATAATGGAACTCTGTTACGTCTTACCaggtatttttacagtaatatacATTGTCTGGAGTTGgagttacagtatgtatttttttctatccTGCTATCTCTTATAGATTTCATGGAAATGGCCATTGGTGAGACTTCATCCCCCCATTCCTAAAGCTGCTCACCCAAATGCATCATCCAGAATATCAGTGATTGACATGGGAATCAGTCAGGAGGAGTGGGATAGACTACAGAAGGCTCTTGACTGGCCTAGTCCAGATCATGAAATCACTCAACTGAATCTCAGCACAAGTCCAGTCCACACAACATTCTCTATTGTGAGACTCAATGACACTTACAATGTGGGAGATAAGATCTGTGTTACCATCACAGCCAGAGATCACAACAACAACTTGAAAACATATGGAGGGGATTTTTTCCAAGTAAAGCTTTTCAATTCCAAGTTAATGGTATGTTTCTGACGAACACTTGAGTTTGAATATATTACTGTCAGACTAGAGTATATCTGTTGAAGGTTATGTTGTTATTGTATTGACACACTAAGGGAACTTTCTTTATAGTATGTTGGCTTCTGGCTCTTGCTTACAGAGTAGATGAATATgcaattaatatttacattattaaCTCTATCTGTGTATTGAAGGCAAGTGTTTATGGGGAAGTTATTGATCATCGTAATGGGACATACACTGTTGATCTTCTGTTACCCTGGGAAGGACAAGCACAAGTTTCTGCGCGTCTAGTCCACTCCAGTGAAGTTGTGTGGATTCTTAAAAAGTACTGGGAGACTTCATTTCCACGCAGCCACTATTATGGATACTTTGTAGGACCAGGACCCAAAGGAACCAGGATAAGTGAAAAAGTGGAATGTAATCTTAAATGGGGCTCTCGTGGAAGTTGGAGTAAAGGCAACTGCTGCTGTGAATATAAGGATGTGAAAACAGAGACGGTGTGGCAGTGTGACAGACCAAAAGAACTTTCCTGTGACCACTGGGTGTATCATGAAAGAGGAGCTTTGAAAAGCCCATTAAATGCATTTGAAAATCAGGTTTTTACAAAGTAAGCTGAACAAGATTCATAACGAATAtctaaaaaatgtttgtcttttattGATTGCATTCCTTGATTCTCCACAGgaaattaacaaatgttaatataccaggagacaaaaaaatcataaatgtcCTTCCTAACACTGCAGGCATTGGTATGTCCATATGTGATTGCAAATTGTAAATAAAGtagttataaaataatttgcatacatacTGCACACTTAGGATTAATATGTTGTTTCTTTGCCTTAGTTAAAACGGAGAGATGCAGATCAGGTTTGATCACACCAGTTCCAGCaggattctatttaaaaaatttcTGGAAGTCTTTTATCTGTAACAATCAGTTGTTTAATGCTTCAAAAATGGCAAATTGTCTTAAAAACAAGATTGTTTACCTGTTTGGAGATTCTACCACAAGACAGTGGTTTGAGTATTTCGAAAGAAAATTACCAGGCAAGTCATTTTTATGGCAATTGTGATTTGATAAACACCTTTATTTGAAATCATTGtaatttatttgaaaacatggtAGAATTAATGTGAACACCCATGTCAACATGAGGGGAAATACTCAATAgtcaattaaacaaaaaattggTTAGAAAGATGAAATGAATTCTAAGTAAGGCCCAGCATAATTTTTCTTAAATTtcactttatatattttttctttgcaaTGCAGTAATATTCATACATTTAAGTGctgtttaatttttgtttaatttattcaGGTATAAAAAGAATGAATCTGCACACTCCTCGCACTGGTGGACCTCTGATGGCTGTAGAATTAAACAATAATATCATCGTTCATTGGAGCCCACACAGTGTACCTTTACGATTTTCTAAAATGCTGAAAACCGATCTGCATCATATCAGCAATGACATCGATGAAATAGCTGGTGGTTCTCATGCAGTCGTCGTCTTCACGTTTTTTGCCCACCTGGTTTTTCATCCACTAACATTTTATGTCCATGAAGTGGCCAAAATGCGACAGGCTGTTATCAGACTATTAATCCGAGCACCAGACACTACTGTCATCATCAAGTCTGGAAACACCGCAGGCTTAAAGGTATACACTTGATCCATTGTATTCTATTTCATTTCTATAGAATTTCTTACTATGtgaattgttgcaaagcagctttgcaGAAAACACATCAGGACATAGAAGTAAATACTTGGTTAAAGTGGGATTGTGTAAAgaattacatatttttacagacttttacagaaaaaaagcaACTCAAAGATTTGTTTATTGGCTCAAAGCAATGTAACTCGGTTGATTACCAAATGAAAAATATCTGCTATCAGAAAGGTCTGTCTGTGAAAAGGGCTGTTAAAGAATCACTGATtagtgtgcgtgtttgtgcacATTCGTGTGTATGTTAACATGGACCAGACCAAAGCTTTGCAGAGGATTAATTTACGtttcagtaaataaaaatatgaaatattcctATATTATTGCTGTATATAAGCTCAAGCTAATTATTCTTCACTGATTTTTGTTGTTCTAGAACATTTTTCAAAGCGACTGGTTTGTGCTGCAGTTAAACACAGTATTGAGAGAGATGTTCAGTGATATTGATGGAGTGATGTACATGGATGTCTGGCAGATGACATCATGTCACTAtctaaaagaaaacattcaTCCAGGTCCTGTTATAATTGCTAATGAAGTGAACATGCTGCTGTCACATATCTGCCATCCCTGATACATGTATGTTGTGTGATGCAAAGTCTCCTAAAATCATTTAGGAGAACTTTGTTGCATTGATACTTAAATCCTAAATAGTTCCCAATCCATTTCATGTTGGGGtcctttattttaatttataatattcCAATTCCGTCTCTGTTTGAATGTTTGTTCATGTGTGGTGCCTGTGTCACTAATGTATGAGTTTCTGTGACATTTCAGTATATTGTATATTCAGGACATATTGTTTGCTAACACTCAGCCGTGTTgcctaaaaataattttactagATGTTGATTTCCTTTGATGTTggtattgttttatttccctcAGTTTTACTTGtttgggctgcgtttcccgataacgttgtctcttagcgtgctacgaagactctaaaAGTATATCTTAACTACAGGTATACCTTTTCTACATGTGTTTCCCGAACTATACCTTAGGAGGTTACTTTCCTACGTGCCACGTTAACAGGTGCTGTCCGTGGTGGTGGTGCTGAATTAATGGATATCGCTCGCTCGACAAAATTAATTATTCACTCTATACAGGGCCTGCTTTATGTGAGATAGCGtcgttctttataaaataagcactttagaaatagttgagattgcatttattaggactcataggataaaaaccaaattacaaactaaatccaaccatggattttatttaattgtgcgAACCCGCAATGTCATGACCAAATGTCTCAACACGCTACACTAACTGGCAGTATGGTCATTTATATcaaaggttctcaaactttGCGTCATAAGGAGGATCACGCAAAGCCGcttgctgttgcggtgcataaaaaaagtttattccagcAACTACCAATTAGACTTGTATAgttcacacgtttattgtgcttgcacactggatgcgcaagtGGTGCGTTTACAATATCAAGAGGAATCAATATAAACAAGTATGCCATAACTGTGCAGCCCTAAAATTaggtattttgatattgcaaataatttttttcattcatcacaagaaaaataaaacttctgaatgtgtgttttttccctATTTTCTCATTTAATAGTGTGCCATGAGATACCTTTCATTATTGGGAACCCCTTAACTCCTTAACCCCTTAACTTGGAAACTCTTGACCTTGTTTTATCATTTGGTTTGCCTGTTATGAACCTGCTGTGGTGCTGCGTTTTCTGATCATATGCCAGTGGTATTTGAGTTTCCTCTGATCTACAACACATTTGAACTGCAAGCCCCTGCTCGGCCCTGCCACATTATTAATTCCTCTGCTGctcagtttatttctgtttttaaccCAAACTGTGGTTTACCGGAGTCTGCTGACACTGAGGTATTTAACTCCTGGTTGCATTCTATTTGCCAATCTGTTATAGACTCTCTAGCACCACTGAGAATCAGGCAGTCTAAAGTCAAATCTGAACCATGGCTGAATGACATGACTCGTGCCGCTAGACGTGAGTGTCGTATAGCGGAGCGTAAATGGAAAAAAGCCAATCTCCATGTGTCACTTCAAATGCTAAGGGACTGTTGGCGCCACTACCAGATGGTTATAAAAGAGGCAAAGAGAAAATATCTTGCTGAAACTATTGTGACAAATTATAATAAACCCCGTGTTTTGTTTAGAATTATTGACTCAGTTCTCAACATCTCACAAACTTTATGTGTTGATGCTTCTCCGGCCTTTGTGAGCTTTTTTCTCGCTTTTTTACTGATAAGGTCACTTCTATTAATGGCCTTTATTATACCTGCTGTTTATGATCCCTCTGTCTCTGTCCCTTGCTCTGCTGTTTTTGATAAGTTTGAGCCTGTGACGCTGGTTATGTTACAAGAGATTGTAGGTCATTTAAAGCCCTCGGGTTCTCATCATGATGTTCTTCCTCCTCAGTTTTTTAAGGAGGTTTTTTCTAGTTTAGGGCCATCTGTTTTATCAATTGTTAATAGTAGCTTGTCTTCAGGTGTGGTACCTGAAATTTTTAAACATGCAGTAGTGCAACCTTTGCTCAAAAAATCTGGTCTGGATACTGCAGACCTCGACAAATTTAGGCCCATCTCTAAATTACCTTTTCTGTCAGAAATTCTTGAAAAAATAGCATGTAACCAATTAATGTCCTTTCTGGAAAATCATAAATTGCTTGACATTTTCCAGTCTGGCTTTAGAGCTATGCACAGTACTGAGTTAGCCCTCTTGAAAGTTTTTAATGATATTCTGTTAGCTACTGATTCTGGGAATTATGTCGTTCTTGTGCTTCTTGATCTAACCACTGCATTTGATACTGTGGATCATGAAATTTTAATCTCTCGGTTGGAACAATGGGTGGGCATTAAAGGGACAGCGCTTGAGTGGTTTAGGTCCTATTTGGAAGGCCGGACTTTTAGTGACAGCATTGGTGACTATCTCTCTTCTCCTGTCCCTCTATTGAGTGGGGTCCCACAGGGCTCAGTTTTAGGCCCTCTTCTCTTTATTTACTCCCGCTAGGGTCTATAATTAGGAAGCATGGTTTGTCTTTCCATTTTTACGCAGACAACAACCGGATCTATGTGCCCATTAAGAAGAGTGAGACGGTTGGACCACTACTTCAGTGTCTTGATGACATTAAGGCCTGAATGGCTAATAACTTTTTAAGTattaatgaaaagaaaatggaaGTGATGGTATTTGGGGATGCTACTGGGGCCTCTTTGGTTGATTTAAGTGTCTTAGCCCAGTATATCAAACCCACCATCACAAACCTTCGGGTTAAATTTGATTCAGACCTAAAGTTCGATAGTCAGATTGGGGCTGTTGTCAAATCTAGCTTCTTTCAGCTGAGACAACTGGTAAAATAAAGCCATTTCTCTCAAGGCATCACCTTGAAAATGTAATCCATGCCTTTGTTACAACCCGGCTGGATTATTGTAATGCATTATATGTGGGGATAAGTGGGTCTTCTTTGTCCCGTTTGCAGTTGGTGCAAAATGCTGCAGCACCTCTTTTGATGGGGACTCGCAAATTTGAGCATATTACCCCCATTTAATCATCACTACATTGGCTGCCAGTACAATCTAGGATTcagttcaaaattattttgtttgtttttaaatccttAAATGGTTTTGCTCCATCCTACATAGCTGAGCTTTTACACCCCTATACACCCTCACGCTGTCTGAGATCATCAGATCAGCTGCTTCTTATAGTGCCAACCGGCAAGCGTAAGTTTAGAGGAAACTGTGCTTTTGCGGTGGCAGCCCCCAAATTATGGAATGCCCTGCCTCTTTATATTAGGCAGGCCTCTTCGCTGTCTATGTTCAAATCCCATCTTAAAACTTATCTTTTTTCCATGGCCTTTGACACCTGATTTTGAAATTTGGGCAAATAGTTTTAATATATGGGCTacgtgtttgtatttgtttttattctggttttagtatatatgtatgtgctATGTGTTTAGGTTTAATTAGTATGATGTTTTCATGAAATTAAAtgatgtcttttattttttaatgtacagcactttggtctgCTTTTTGGTggttgtaaatataaataaagtgatTGATTGATTGTGACAATTATATTCTTTGCATGAAGACACTGgtgtatttaacattataattttatttgtcTGGACTtcgatgtaaaaatactttttttcgcAATGGCCACGGAGTGAACTGTCAACAgtgataaggtatagctaagagcgcTCCAGACCAACCTTTCGAAtgtatgacttacagaaggtatacttaactaagaacgtttcaggaaacacatattaacgataaggtacagcttaaggtataaTTTAAGAACGATGTAGCGATAAGGTTTTGGGAAACGCGGCCTTgatttttaaaagctttttagAATTATTGACTTTTTTTATAACGTTTACTAAAAGCTATAGACCTCCAATAGacctcttttgtttttgtaattgtctGTGTTTAAGTCATAATTTTTCTATTACACATTAAGTTTTTGAGAAGTGTGCAGTTTAATTATATAAAAGAGTTCATTATAGTTGAGTCAAATGAATTGGTTTCCCAAATGAAATAAGCTTCCTAGGTATTATGGTGACTACTCTTAAAAAAGAAAGttgtatattaaagggatagtttaataaaatgatgtcattaaatACTCACCCTTGAGTCATTCAACAACCATAAACCATTTttctgaacacaaattaagactTTTTGACCCCTGTAGACAGTAACAAATCGTACACTTAATAATAATGGGTTACACTTATAAAGCGCTTTTCTGggcactcaaagcgctttacatggaagggaATCTCCttaaccaccaccaatgtgcagcatccacctggatgatgcgacggcagccatattgtgCCAGAATGCCCACCACACCAgtttattggtggagaggagagagagtgatGAACCCAGTCAGTTCCTATGGGCAGGGGCGTAAATCTCATTTAACAGTAGGgggacaatttttttatttttattcatttatttatttcgaacaaaatatatataaaaaacagacacacacggaGTCTATGTTGGTgtgtaaaaaatacatacaaaatacataaaacatttaaatcacaAGAATCTGCAACAAAATTGAAGTAAGTCTGAAACGGAGCAGGATGAAGCAAAAGCTTATTAATTACCTGCCCCATTTTACACATCCACATAGTTCCAATACCTTGAGTCTATagaaaaattctcaaaaaatgaaaacaacaaaacaacaacaaatatatcGCAACGCAACATCGCCTACATTCTTACATTCTAATCAGACAAAATAACATCAACATTTCACATGCACctctatatttttatatatctttcaaataaatactttttgaacaACATTTCATTGTTTGAGCACTGTTTTACCACCTGCTCCAAACCATTCCGCAACCTTACTCCACAAATGGAAATACACATACTTTTTAAAGTTGTtcttagtttaagttttttaaagtttaatccTTCTCTCAAGTTATACCCACCCTGCCTTTccttaaacattttttgtaaattttcaataaatttacaataaaacataaaatttctCAAGAGGAATTTTTGAAGGGGACACAAATAATACAGTCAAAATTGTATACTTACTACGACACAAAGCGACAATATGCGTTAGGTTCATAGGTTTATCATGCAGACTTGCAGTCATGTtataactgaactgaactgccaTGTACTGTAATACAAGTGAACACCTAATAAAGCtgtttccatttccattttttttttgtctctgttgtcaagacaggaaacaagtataaaaacacaccacCCATGATACTACATGTTAATGAGTCactttttaaacacttaaacactttttaatttGTACTTTCTGACAAAGTCACCAAAGAGTGGCGGTTATTTTCCCATGTAGTGCACTGCCTCCGCCAACAAACTATGTGCATAGATGTACTAAATTCATGTTCGTGTATCcaaacagtcagtaacagtgacagatgcTTAAATTCTGAGTTGTAGCCTACTCGTTGATGAATCGTCGAGTTTCAGTCAACTGAATGTTTAGTTAATCCGCCGCGCACTGCGCAAAATGAGAAAACGAGCTTGtccaactgaatgaaagctgtgcACTTTTTGTTGACAAAACGGGTCTGAAATTCGCAAAATATAGTGCCAAAGTCACTAAATTGTCACCGGTATGTGCGCGACTCTGTGTGACAAGGGAACTGAATGGCAAGGATCGGTGGCTAATTGTGGCCGTTAAGTTAACATTATGCCAGATCgccaaataaaacaatgcatgggAAATAttggattccttttgtgccaataaaaatgaacgcaaacttttaaaaaaactaacaaaaatatacaatgaaaaagaaaaaaacactttgataatgaaataaaaaaactcaattgcaagaatgtgacatgattttcaaataaactgctatttttcttaacaattttctaagtttcgtttttgcaaataatagttatgaattcgctgctagatttttcatttgcgctttccaagttttcgtttacgcttctcaatttttcgttcgcctttctggcacaatctcacgtgtgggcgggatttatgaccactttactctcattggttagtgagatttggattgacagctccctgaccaggaaatCGATACTGAAGATTAAAGCGCAATCttcttgcggttttctgtattgtattgttttagtgtttgtacttaaattactttcttattttgttagtatattagcagggttgccaactttcacgcacttaaaagtaggacacgcttccaggctctatcacgccgtaacaacaagccatAGATAATTAAAGACATAGAtaattcacatgcaactttacgtgggtttagaggccgtcaagacagcagtctataatttatcattacaatgatatcaggaaaacgagatgcctagtgagttttgaggagatatacaataagtgttctgcttccagttcatatttctaatttatagattataatcgtggtgtCATTTTATGTATTGATTCTGTAGGAGCCATTTTGCTACTTACCACTAGGTGGCGTGGGGTGACCTGTATATGAAGGCCAAACAATCATTGGCCTCAGGTGTGAGGTGTGAGGTTGGTGGAGGAAGcttacagtttttgaccgtgTAAACGGGTAACTTAAATAAAGGAATTCTCTGCTTTTATTCTCAAGTTTATGGACCCTTTCTTTTACCACACGCGTTAAAACTTGCTCACGTTAACCACCAACATTACGTTTTAAAGGAAGACTTAAcagtttctatctttaaatgtttgtttatattttaagaagtctctcttctacttttctttaacctgttttatgtaggtgtgtaaatacataatgaaattgttgtttgcaagaggcagactaaatgaataaaacattctaaaggcctctaattgtgtcaccttatgaatttgttttgttgtagcgtttaaaaaacacaaatgtcatttgaatgtattggtactgttttatgaggtgtactttctgtgaatgtaaagaaaggggtataatactgtacattcaccatgagtcaccctcaggtacagtaaccgagataataaaatcgctaaaagttttaatctctgtacagtaactatgcagcaatgttttcatttagcatgtTAATTTCTCACATTCCAATAATCTGGAACGTGTctttattagggcccgagcacgaaggagcaagccaccggcttgcaccgcagtgcagagcccttttgtttctgtgttcttctccctctttgatcgctaatttgaaggcctaaacatgctcaaaaactcacaataacttgcacacgcatcagacctggcgaaaatttacgtctgataggggtttcaaaattaggcgtggcaaaatggctcgctagcgccacctagaactgcccaggccgCTACGCAaaacgtacatgcaccaaatttggtaggctcatagaacaccccgaatcattaagaaaagtctcttggagaaTATCTCTAAACCAAACAGGAAGTCCGtgatttttgatttcctgtgcaattttgtaatttgtttcaaggcctttgcgaagctaaattgcggagatcctgacttttcgtgggggaacgtgaccctggcggcctgccaaagtttggcgtttcgccatgaacaggaagttgttgtaactcaggcctacaatgtccaacaggccccagacttcacccagacatcacacatttgataaaagtcctggcctgaagacatctacatggtaatattcagatgctgttatagcgccacctgcaggaaacaggaagtggcatgttttaaactgtgattaactcctacAGATTCAAAGAGGTCAGCAatatatttggccagtatgatct is a genomic window containing:
- the LOC130550711 gene encoding NXPE family member 3-like yields the protein MGISQEEWDRLQKALDWPSPDHEITQLNLSTSPVHTTFSIVRLNDTYNVGDKICVTITARDHNNNLKTYGGDFFQVKLFNSKLMASVYGEVIDHRNGTYTVDLLLPWEGQAQVSARLVHSSEVVWILKKYWETSFPRSHYYGYFVGPGPKGTRISEKVECNLKWGSRGSWSKGNCCCEYKDVKTETVWQCDRPKELSCDHWVYHERGALKSPLNAFENQVFTKKLTNVNIPGDKKIINVLPNTAGIVKTERCRSGLITPVPAGFYLKNFWKSFICNNQLFNASKMANCLKNKIVYLFGDSTTRQWFEYFERKLPGIKRMNLHTPRTGGPLMAVELNNNIIVHWSPHSVPLRFSKMLKTDLHHISNDIDEIAGGSHAVVVFTFFAHLVFHPLTFYVHEVAKMRQAVIRLLIRAPDTTVIIKSGNTAGLKNIFQSDWFVLQLNTVLREMFSDIDGVMYMDVWQMTSCHYLKENIHPGPVIIANEVNMLLSHICHP